From Candidatus Eisenbacteria bacterium, a single genomic window includes:
- a CDS encoding DUF72 domain-containing protein yields MARIRIGTCSWLYPSWEGLVYSSAKPKNALREYATRYDTVEIDRWFWSLFGEYEIRLPEIVDAKAYRQSVSDDFRFTIKVPNSITLTHCYLASKTDPLVENPGFLSIDLFERFLARIEPLHDVLGPLLFQFEYLNRNKMVSQKRFLDRLAAFVSKLPSGFSYAVEIRNNNYLDDAYFDFLAGHQLAPVLLHGYWMPPVAEVVEKHARFFEKIETAVIRLHGPDRGGIEEATKKKWNRIVAPKDVELDRIAAMIRTFVGSSVDVYLNVNNHYEGSAPLTIERIRERLSRA; encoded by the coding sequence ATGGCGCGTATTCGCATCGGAACGTGCAGCTGGCTCTACCCGTCGTGGGAAGGGCTCGTCTATTCGAGCGCGAAGCCCAAGAACGCGCTCCGAGAGTACGCAACGCGGTACGACACCGTCGAGATCGACCGTTGGTTCTGGTCGCTCTTCGGAGAATACGAGATCCGGCTCCCGGAGATCGTGGATGCGAAAGCGTATCGGCAATCCGTTTCGGACGATTTTCGCTTCACGATCAAGGTGCCGAATAGCATCACGCTCACTCATTGCTATCTCGCTTCCAAGACCGATCCGCTCGTCGAGAACCCGGGTTTTCTTTCGATCGATCTCTTCGAGAGGTTTCTCGCGCGGATCGAACCGCTCCACGACGTCCTCGGACCGCTTCTCTTCCAGTTCGAATATCTGAACCGAAACAAGATGGTTTCGCAGAAGCGGTTTCTCGATCGGCTCGCGGCGTTCGTTTCGAAGCTCCCCTCCGGTTTTTCGTACGCGGTCGAGATCCGAAACAACAACTACCTAGACGATGCGTATTTCGATTTTCTAGCCGGGCACCAGTTGGCGCCCGTTCTCCTTCACGGCTATTGGATGCCGCCGGTCGCTGAAGTGGTCGAGAAGCACGCCCGCTTCTTCGAGAAGATCGAAACCGCCGTAATCCGTCTTCACGGACCCGATCGCGGGGGCATCGAGGAGGCGACGAAGAAGAAGTGGAACCGGATCGTCGCCCCGAAGGACGTGGAGCTCGACCGGATCGCCGCGATGATCCGAACGTTCGTCGGGAGCAGCGTCGATGTCTATCTCAACGTAAACAATCACTACGAGGGCTCGGCTCCTCTCACGATCGAGAGGATCAGGGAGAGGCTGAGCCGCGCATGA